A part of Streptomyces sp. DSM 40750 genomic DNA contains:
- a CDS encoding TIGR03086 family metal-binding protein, with protein MTRATDEHRTVAGVFTDRVRGVRPGAWDNPAPCEGWVARDVVRHLVEWFPDFLKAGAGVELPKGPSVDDDPVAAWTVHSDGVQALLDDPATAQRMLSNPHIGEVPLDQAVDRFYTADVFMHTWDLARATGQDERLDPGRCAQLLEGMLPLDDVLRNSGQYGPRVEVPESADVQTRLLAFIGRRP; from the coding sequence ATGACGAGGGCAACCGATGAGCACCGCACCGTCGCAGGGGTCTTCACGGACCGCGTGCGCGGAGTGCGTCCCGGGGCATGGGACAACCCAGCGCCGTGCGAGGGGTGGGTCGCCCGGGATGTGGTGCGCCACCTTGTCGAGTGGTTCCCGGACTTCCTGAAGGCCGGCGCCGGAGTCGAACTGCCGAAAGGACCGTCGGTGGACGATGACCCGGTGGCGGCCTGGACGGTGCACAGCGACGGCGTGCAGGCCCTCCTCGATGATCCGGCCACGGCACAGAGAATGCTGTCGAATCCTCACATCGGAGAGGTCCCGCTGGACCAGGCGGTCGACCGGTTCTACACCGCCGATGTCTTCATGCACACCTGGGACCTGGCGCGGGCCACCGGCCAGGACGAGCGCCTCGACCCCGGCAGGTGCGCCCAGTTGCTCGAAGGGATGCTTCCGCTGGACGACGTGCTCCGCAACAGCGGCCAGTACGGACCACGGGTCGAGGTACCCGAAAGCGCCGACGTACAGACTCGCTTGCTCGCCTTCATCGGCCGTAGGCCCTGA
- a CDS encoding GNAT family N-acetyltransferase has product MSDSLRARIEQYYATVPLLFADAEEFGPLRLFVRKELGTPYYGGPSHAQPTAESSATVTAPDIARVRARQRELGVPEAFEWLAEAAPALRARIEAAGLPVEERPLMTLQVDHPVPPQALPDGVTIRVLTADDPALPATLALPRLAFASVGTAVGPAGRAELSAVAEELIADGTVETTGPSIRAGHKVLIAALDLDGTPLAAGHYHPANGTTEIGGVGTLPTARRRGLAAAVTAALATHARDHGVRTVFLAYAEDNVARIYARLGFRPADLTLLIANQPARS; this is encoded by the coding sequence ATGAGCGACTCGCTGCGTGCTCGTATCGAGCAGTACTACGCCACCGTGCCCCTCCTGTTCGCCGACGCCGAAGAGTTCGGCCCGTTGCGGCTGTTCGTACGAAAGGAGTTGGGAACTCCGTACTACGGTGGTCCGAGTCACGCTCAACCCACCGCAGAGAGCTCCGCGACCGTCACCGCTCCTGACATCGCCCGGGTGCGCGCCCGGCAGCGCGAACTCGGCGTACCGGAAGCCTTCGAGTGGCTCGCCGAGGCAGCACCGGCCCTGCGTGCCCGTATCGAGGCCGCCGGCCTCCCGGTGGAGGAGCGCCCGCTGATGACCCTCCAGGTGGACCACCCGGTGCCCCCGCAGGCTCTGCCGGACGGCGTGACGATCCGCGTGCTGACGGCCGACGACCCGGCCCTGCCCGCAACTCTCGCCCTGCCCCGCCTGGCTTTCGCTTCGGTGGGCACTGCGGTGGGCCCTGCGGGCCGCGCAGAACTGTCGGCAGTGGCGGAGGAACTGATCGCGGATGGCACGGTCGAGACCACTGGCCCCAGTATCCGCGCCGGGCACAAGGTACTCATTGCAGCTCTTGACCTGGACGGCACCCCGCTCGCCGCCGGCCACTACCACCCAGCGAACGGCACGACCGAGATCGGCGGCGTTGGCACCCTCCCCACCGCTCGCCGCCGGGGCCTGGCCGCAGCCGTCACGGCGGCCCTGGCAACCCACGCCCGCGACCACGGGGTGCGCACCGTCTTTCTCGCCTATGCGGAGGACAACGTCGCTCGTATCTATGCCCGCTTGGGCTTCCGCCCTGCCGACCTCACCCTTCTGATAGCCAACCAACCCGCACGGTCGTAA
- a CDS encoding carbohydrate ABC transporter permease — protein MATSTLTSEQPRGPRPRRQRSALLHRLDLRGAPYAFVAPFFVVFAAFSFYPLIYTAWISLHHVELASMNLMEWVALDNYTALWEDERFWNALANTFTIGVISTVPQLLMALGLAHLLNYRLRGSTFFRVAALTPYATSVGAAALVFTMLFERDFGMINWLLSVVGVDNVDWENNKWAAQTAISTIVIWRWTGYNALLYLAAMQAIPRDRYEAAAIDGASRWQQFRSVTVPGIRSTIVFTIVLSTIGATQLFGEPLIFGQGPNGITGGAGNQYQTLGLLLYEEGWKNYQMGRAATVAWVMFLLLILVFVLQRVVKRLRSRTSS, from the coding sequence GTGGCCACTTCCACCTTGACGTCCGAGCAACCCCGGGGGCCCCGGCCCCGACGGCAGCGCAGTGCGCTGCTGCACCGCCTGGACCTGCGCGGCGCGCCCTACGCCTTCGTCGCCCCGTTCTTCGTCGTCTTCGCGGCCTTCAGCTTCTACCCGCTGATCTACACGGCCTGGATCTCCCTCCACCACGTCGAGCTGGCCTCCATGAACCTGATGGAGTGGGTGGCGCTCGACAACTACACGGCCCTGTGGGAGGACGAGCGCTTCTGGAACGCGCTGGCCAACACCTTCACCATCGGTGTGATCTCCACCGTTCCGCAGCTGCTGATGGCGCTTGGCCTGGCCCATCTCCTCAACTACCGCCTGCGCGGCTCGACGTTCTTCCGGGTCGCCGCCCTCACGCCGTACGCGACCTCGGTCGGCGCCGCGGCGCTCGTCTTCACCATGCTCTTCGAGCGTGACTTCGGCATGATCAACTGGCTGCTGAGCGTCGTGGGCGTCGACAACGTCGACTGGGAGAACAACAAGTGGGCCGCGCAGACGGCCATCTCCACCATCGTGATCTGGCGCTGGACCGGCTACAACGCCCTGCTCTACCTGGCGGCCATGCAGGCCATTCCGCGCGACCGTTACGAGGCGGCCGCCATCGATGGCGCCTCGCGCTGGCAGCAGTTCCGCTCGGTGACCGTCCCCGGCATCCGCTCGACGATCGTCTTCACCATCGTGCTGTCCACGATCGGCGCCACCCAGCTCTTCGGCGAGCCGCTGATCTTCGGGCAGGGTCCGAACGGCATCACCGGCGGAGCGGGCAACCAGTACCAGACGCTCGGTCTGCTGCTGTACGAGGAGGGCTGGAAGAACTACCAGATGGGGCGCGCGGCCACCGTCGCATGGGTGATGTTCCTGCTGCTGATCCTCGTCTTCGTCCTCCAGCGCGTCGTCAAGCGCCTGCGATCCCGCACGTCGTCCTGA
- a CDS encoding RNA polymerase subunit sigma-70, giving the protein MSRPEGRQRGMTSTGDFETLVQRYRPELLAHCYQMLGSVHDAEELVQETCLRAWRARDRYDPSRASLRTWLYRIATNACLTALDGLGRRPMPSGLVTESEPLRPLVHGGEATWLQPLPDSLLGLGAPATAAIDRGSLRLAFVAALQLLSPRERAVLILRDVLDYPAAEAADILETSVAAVNSSLQRARARIRAAGVLQEQVAEPSDAEQRSWVDRYMAAFVRADIQGLLQVVTEDVLMEMPPMVNWFTGRENYASFMGWVFAKAGKAWRLLPVRANGQAGFAAYRHGDAGVFELHTLQVFTVTAGGISRVSVFQDADVFAAFGLAQKVDG; this is encoded by the coding sequence ATGAGCAGACCGGAAGGGCGGCAGCGCGGGATGACGTCGACGGGGGACTTCGAGACCCTGGTGCAGCGGTACCGGCCGGAGCTGCTGGCGCACTGCTACCAGATGCTCGGCTCGGTCCACGACGCCGAGGAACTCGTGCAGGAGACGTGTCTGCGGGCGTGGCGCGCGCGGGACCGTTACGACCCGTCGCGTGCCTCCCTGCGGACCTGGCTGTACCGGATCGCCACGAATGCGTGTCTGACCGCGCTGGACGGGCTCGGCCGCCGTCCCATGCCCTCGGGTCTGGTCACCGAGAGCGAACCCCTGCGCCCGCTCGTCCACGGTGGGGAGGCAACCTGGTTGCAGCCACTCCCGGACAGCCTGCTCGGCCTGGGCGCCCCGGCCACCGCGGCGATCGACAGGGGCAGCCTGCGGCTGGCCTTCGTCGCCGCACTGCAATTGCTGTCACCGAGAGAGCGCGCCGTCCTGATCCTGCGCGACGTGCTCGACTACCCGGCGGCGGAGGCAGCGGACATCCTGGAGACCTCGGTCGCGGCCGTGAACAGCTCGCTGCAGCGGGCTCGCGCCCGGATCCGGGCCGCGGGAGTGCTGCAGGAGCAGGTCGCTGAGCCTTCCGACGCAGAGCAACGGTCGTGGGTGGACCGGTACATGGCGGCCTTCGTCCGGGCGGACATCCAAGGGCTGCTGCAGGTGGTGACCGAGGACGTCCTCATGGAGATGCCGCCCATGGTCAACTGGTTCACCGGCCGGGAGAACTACGCGAGCTTCATGGGCTGGGTGTTCGCCAAGGCCGGCAAGGCCTGGCGGTTGCTGCCGGTGCGGGCCAACGGGCAGGCCGGCTTCGCCGCCTATCGGCACGGGGATGCCGGTGTGTTCGAGCTGCACACCCTGCAGGTGTTCACGGTCACGGCCGGCGGCATCAGCCGTGTCTCGGTCTTCCAGGACGCCGACGTGTTCGCCGCCTTCGGCTTGGCGCAGAAGGTTGACGGCTGA
- a CDS encoding carbohydrate ABC transporter permease encodes MTTDSLPVPADSPRRTSHDHDGDPGHHREPGHHRGRGLAPGGRPRFRFPLRMLRQGAGRQHHAGPFTYILLIVAAVLSLFPLYWTMVAASSDNTRVTQTPPPFLPGPHLFENLGKAWQDAALGKAMANSLIVAGVIALSTVLFATLAGFAFAKLRFKGRNALLMLVIGTMMVPPQLAVVPLFMMMTDLGWGQKLPAVIFPTLVSAVGVFFMRQYLSEALPDELVEAGRVDGAHSLRIFWSIVLPIARPAMAVLFMITFVHAWNDFFWPFIVLDMTNPTVPVALTQLSAGYVRDQSLIMAGALLGTLPLLAMFIVFGRQIVGGIMQGAVKG; translated from the coding sequence ATGACCACCGACAGCCTCCCGGTCCCGGCGGACTCCCCCCGCCGGACCTCACACGACCACGACGGCGACCCCGGCCACCACCGCGAGCCGGGCCACCACCGCGGCCGCGGCCTCGCGCCCGGCGGGCGGCCCCGCTTCCGGTTCCCGCTGCGGATGCTGCGGCAAGGGGCCGGACGTCAGCACCACGCGGGCCCCTTCACCTACATCCTGCTCATCGTCGCAGCGGTGCTGTCGCTCTTCCCCCTCTACTGGACGATGGTGGCGGCGTCGAGCGACAACACCCGCGTGACCCAGACACCGCCGCCCTTCCTGCCCGGCCCGCATCTCTTCGAGAACCTCGGGAAGGCGTGGCAGGACGCGGCGCTCGGCAAGGCCATGGCCAACAGCCTGATCGTGGCCGGTGTCATCGCCCTGTCCACCGTGCTGTTCGCCACCCTGGCCGGCTTCGCCTTCGCCAAGCTGCGCTTCAAGGGGCGCAACGCCCTGCTCATGCTGGTCATCGGGACGATGATGGTGCCGCCGCAACTCGCGGTCGTACCGCTGTTCATGATGATGACGGACCTGGGCTGGGGCCAGAAGCTGCCCGCCGTCATCTTCCCCACCCTGGTCAGCGCGGTCGGCGTGTTCTTCATGCGGCAGTACCTGTCCGAGGCGCTGCCCGACGAACTCGTCGAGGCGGGCCGGGTGGACGGTGCGCACTCGCTCCGGATCTTCTGGAGCATCGTGCTGCCGATCGCCAGGCCCGCGATGGCGGTGCTCTTCATGATCACGTTCGTGCACGCCTGGAACGACTTCTTCTGGCCCTTCATCGTGCTCGACATGACCAATCCGACGGTCCCCGTCGCCCTCACACAGCTCAGCGCGGGCTATGTCCGCGACCAGTCACTGATCATGGCGGGCGCCCTGCTCGGCACGCTCCCGCTGCTGGCGATGTTCATCGTCTTCGGCCGCCAGATCGTCGGCGGCATCATGCAGGGAGCGGTCAAGGGCTGA
- a CDS encoding ABC transporter substrate-binding protein, giving the protein MSRVRRQLRTRAVGAISAVAAVGLIAGCGGSGGTGGTGGGVKDGKVTITMGLFGVMGFKETELLDRYMKENPNVTVKAEVAGDEQTYYTALQTHLAAGSGLKDIQGIELGRAKEIVDTQADKFVDLSGIAGIDHFLPWKLSQVTTPDDKVLGLGTDIGPMAVCYRKDLFEKAGLPTDRDEVAKLWEGDWAKYVKTGEKFKAGNKDGKVAYLDSASGLFNAMIYGNSQQFYDKSGELIYKDNPVVTEAWDLASKAATSGLTAKLRQFQPGWDPGLANSTFATTVCPAWMLAHISEKAGPENKGKWDVAKAPKGANWGGSFLGVTEQSPVKEEAKKLIAWLTAPEQQAYLFQELGNFPSSQEALKAPEVVNAKSEYFSDAPIGEIFGAGAQEIPDEQVLGRKDGTIKDIFSQGLTLIESQNQSPDKAWKTTDERIEKAVG; this is encoded by the coding sequence ATGAGCAGGGTTCGCAGGCAGTTGCGTACAAGAGCCGTAGGGGCGATATCGGCCGTCGCCGCGGTCGGCCTCATCGCCGGATGCGGCGGTAGCGGCGGAACCGGGGGGACCGGCGGAGGCGTCAAGGACGGGAAGGTCACCATCACCATGGGCCTCTTCGGCGTCATGGGCTTCAAGGAGACCGAACTGCTCGACCGGTACATGAAGGAGAACCCGAACGTCACCGTCAAGGCGGAGGTGGCCGGGGACGAGCAGACGTACTACACCGCCCTGCAGACCCATCTGGCGGCCGGCAGTGGCCTGAAGGACATCCAGGGCATCGAGCTCGGACGCGCCAAGGAGATCGTGGACACCCAGGCCGACAAGTTCGTCGACCTGTCCGGCATTGCCGGTATCGACCACTTCCTCCCCTGGAAGCTCAGCCAGGTCACCACCCCGGACGACAAGGTCCTCGGTCTCGGCACGGACATCGGCCCCATGGCCGTCTGCTACCGCAAGGACCTCTTCGAGAAGGCGGGCCTGCCCACCGACCGCGACGAGGTCGCCAAGCTGTGGGAGGGCGACTGGGCGAAGTACGTGAAGACCGGCGAGAAGTTCAAGGCCGGGAACAAGGACGGCAAGGTCGCCTACCTGGACAGCGCCAGCGGTCTGTTCAACGCGATGATCTACGGCAACTCCCAGCAGTTCTACGACAAGAGCGGGGAGCTGATCTACAAGGACAACCCCGTCGTCACCGAAGCCTGGGACCTGGCCTCGAAGGCCGCCACGAGCGGGCTGACCGCCAAGCTGCGGCAGTTCCAGCCCGGCTGGGACCCGGGCCTGGCCAACAGCACCTTCGCCACGACGGTCTGCCCCGCCTGGATGCTCGCCCACATCAGCGAGAAGGCAGGTCCGGAGAACAAGGGCAAGTGGGACGTCGCCAAGGCCCCGAAGGGCGCCAACTGGGGCGGATCCTTCCTCGGCGTCACGGAACAGAGCCCGGTCAAGGAAGAAGCGAAGAAGCTGATCGCGTGGCTGACCGCGCCGGAGCAGCAGGCCTACCTGTTCCAGGAGCTCGGCAACTTCCCGTCCTCGCAGGAGGCCCTGAAGGCACCCGAAGTGGTCAACGCGAAGTCCGAGTACTTCAGCGACGCGCCCATCGGTGAGATCTTCGGCGCCGGGGCCCAGGAGATCCCCGACGAGCAGGTCCTCGGCCGCAAGGACGGCACGATCAAGGACATCTTCTCCCAGGGGCTGACGCTGATCGAGTCGCAGAACCAGAGCCCGGACAAGGCATGGAAGACCACGGACGAGCGCATCGAGAAGGCCGTCGGCTGA
- a CDS encoding GH1 family beta-glucosidase translates to MATATGRVAPAPETAAARAFPPGFTWGTATAAYQIEGAAALDGRTPSIWDTYARTPGKVRNGDTGDIATDHYHRWREDVAIMADLGVSAYRFSLAWPRVQPTGRGPSLQKGLDFYRRLTDELLDRNIQPLATLYHWDLPQELEDAGGWPERATADRFAEYAGLAAEALGDRVRTWTTLNEPWCSAFLGYASGVHAPGRTDPVAALRAAHHLNLGHGKAVQALRSALPSDALVAITLNVHHVRPLTGNAQDADAARRIDALANRVFTGPLLHGEYPADLLRDTARLTDWSFVRDGDTEVIRQPLDFLGVNYYTPTVVSAATGDAGHNSDGHGKSAHSPWPGADNVAFHLPPGDTTAMGWAVDPSGLYDLLLRLGRDFPDLPLMITENGAAFDDYVSPEGEVRDPDRIAYMRGHLTAVHRAIEAGVDVRGYFLWSLLDNFEWGYGYSKRFGAVYVDYPTGKRIPKASAHWYSKVARTGTLDG, encoded by the coding sequence GTGGCCACCGCAACCGGACGCGTCGCGCCCGCCCCCGAAACCGCTGCCGCCCGCGCCTTCCCGCCGGGCTTCACCTGGGGGACGGCGACCGCCGCGTACCAGATCGAAGGCGCCGCCGCCCTGGACGGCCGAACCCCCTCCATCTGGGACACCTACGCCCGTACACCCGGCAAGGTCCGCAACGGCGACACCGGTGACATCGCCACCGACCATTACCACCGCTGGCGCGAGGACGTCGCCATCATGGCCGACCTCGGTGTGAGCGCCTACCGGTTCTCCCTGGCCTGGCCACGCGTCCAGCCGACCGGCCGCGGCCCCTCTCTCCAGAAGGGACTGGACTTCTACCGCCGGCTCACGGACGAGCTGCTCGACAGGAACATCCAGCCCCTGGCCACGCTCTACCACTGGGACCTCCCCCAGGAGCTGGAGGACGCGGGAGGCTGGCCCGAGCGCGCCACCGCCGACCGCTTCGCCGAGTACGCGGGCCTGGCCGCCGAGGCGCTGGGCGACCGGGTGCGGACCTGGACCACGCTCAACGAGCCCTGGTGCAGCGCCTTCCTCGGCTACGCGTCCGGCGTCCACGCCCCCGGCCGCACCGACCCGGTCGCCGCCCTGCGTGCCGCGCACCACCTCAACCTCGGCCACGGCAAGGCCGTCCAGGCGCTGCGCTCCGCACTGCCCTCCGACGCCCTGGTCGCCATCACGCTCAACGTCCACCACGTACGGCCCCTCACCGGCAACGCGCAGGACGCTGACGCGGCGCGCCGGATCGACGCCCTGGCCAACCGGGTCTTCACCGGCCCTCTGCTGCACGGCGAGTACCCGGCCGATCTCCTGCGGGACACGGCGCGCCTGACCGACTGGTCCTTCGTACGCGACGGCGACACCGAGGTGATCCGGCAGCCGCTGGACTTCCTGGGCGTCAACTACTACACGCCGACCGTGGTCTCGGCCGCCACCGGCGACGCCGGCCACAACTCCGACGGCCACGGCAAGAGCGCGCACAGCCCCTGGCCGGGCGCCGACAACGTGGCCTTCCACCTGCCCCCGGGCGACACCACCGCCATGGGCTGGGCGGTGGACCCGAGCGGCCTGTACGACCTGCTGCTCCGGCTGGGGCGCGACTTCCCCGACCTGCCGCTGATGATCACGGAGAACGGCGCGGCGTTCGACGACTACGTCAGCCCGGAGGGCGAGGTGCGCGACCCGGACCGGATCGCGTATATGCGCGGCCACCTCACCGCCGTGCACCGCGCGATCGAGGCGGGCGTCGACGTCCGCGGCTACTTCCTGTGGTCCCTGCTCGACAACTTCGAATGGGGATACGGCTACAGCAAGCGCTTCGGCGCGGTCTACGTCGACTACCCGACCGGCAAGCGCATCCCGAAGGCCAGCGCGCACTGGTACTCGAAGGTGGCGCGCACGGGCACGCTCGACGGCTGA
- a CDS encoding imine reductase family protein, translated as MPLTHAGSSTLSLRRSVAHIRDLLMHTGVLPQRDRHLLVRFAGKWLDMIKFLLPVYATETDSGDYTDAASSVNLFLASAAHDMELTKGTNVDVAWFAPLHDLVERAAAAGHGDHSISALTEVLRKPAQKA; from the coding sequence GTGCCCCTCACTCACGCGGGATCGAGCACGCTGTCGCTGCGGCGGTCCGTCGCCCACATCCGTGACCTGCTCATGCACACCGGCGTCCTGCCGCAGCGCGACCGGCACCTTCTTGTGCGGTTCGCCGGGAAGTGGCTGGACATGATCAAGTTTCTGCTGCCGGTCTACGCCACAGAAACCGACAGCGGTGATTACACCGATGCCGCCTCCTCCGTGAACCTCTTCCTCGCGAGCGCGGCCCATGACATGGAACTGACCAAGGGGACGAACGTCGACGTGGCTTGGTTCGCTCCACTGCACGACCTGGTGGAAAGGGCGGCTGCGGCGGGTCACGGCGACCACAGCATCTCAGCCCTGACCGAAGTACTCAGGAAGCCGGCGCAGAAGGCGTAA
- a CDS encoding LacI family DNA-binding transcriptional regulator, translating to MGGRQRPTIKTVAAHAGVGRTTVSRVINGSELVSDKARDAVLAAIAELNYIPNSVARGLVTSRTDSIALVIPESESRLGSEPYFSAVIRGVSTGLADTRTQLQLVLVRDQGEQDQLTDSVAERRVDGVLLVSVHEHDPLPGLLEDMGLPTVLAGRRSPDESLSHVQSDNLGGAAAAVRHLVERGRTTIATITGPLDMDVGRTRLEGWRNGLLEADREPDPSHVATADFTEEGGRLAMRSLLEQVPELDAVFVASDVMAVGAMTELRDQGRRIPEDVAVVGFDDSFIARHTAPPLTSVRQPVEEIGSTIARILLEEISEPKASRQSVVLPTQLVVRGSS from the coding sequence ATGGGGGGCAGACAACGGCCGACCATCAAAACGGTGGCCGCACATGCCGGTGTCGGACGCACGACGGTGTCCCGCGTCATCAACGGCTCGGAACTGGTCAGCGACAAAGCCCGGGACGCCGTCCTGGCCGCCATCGCCGAGCTCAACTACATACCGAACTCCGTGGCCCGCGGGCTCGTCACCAGCAGGACCGACTCCATCGCGCTGGTGATCCCCGAGTCGGAGAGCCGGCTGGGTTCCGAGCCGTACTTCTCGGCCGTCATCCGCGGCGTCAGCACGGGCCTGGCCGACACCAGGACACAGCTCCAGCTCGTGCTCGTACGCGACCAGGGCGAGCAGGACCAGCTCACCGACTCCGTCGCGGAGCGGCGGGTGGACGGTGTCCTCCTGGTCTCGGTGCACGAGCACGACCCGCTGCCCGGTCTGCTGGAGGACATGGGACTTCCCACCGTGCTCGCCGGACGCCGTTCCCCCGACGAGTCACTGAGCCATGTGCAGTCGGACAACCTGGGGGGCGCCGCCGCGGCGGTCCGGCACCTCGTGGAACGGGGCAGGACGACGATCGCCACGATCACCGGACCGCTCGACATGGACGTCGGCCGCACCCGGCTGGAGGGCTGGCGCAACGGCCTGCTGGAGGCGGACCGCGAGCCCGACCCGAGCCATGTGGCCACGGCGGACTTCACCGAGGAAGGCGGCCGACTCGCCATGCGTTCACTTCTCGAACAAGTCCCGGAACTGGACGCCGTCTTCGTGGCGTCGGACGTGATGGCGGTGGGCGCGATGACGGAGCTGCGCGACCAGGGCCGCCGGATCCCGGAAGACGTGGCTGTGGTCGGCTTCGACGACTCGTTCATCGCCCGGCACACCGCCCCGCCGCTGACGAGCGTGCGTCAGCCCGTCGAGGAGATCGGCAGCACGATCGCCAGGATCCTGCTCGAGGAGATCAGCGAACCCAAGGCTTCGCGGCAGAGCGTTGTGCTGCCCACCCAGCTCGTGGTCAGGGGCTCTTCGTGA
- a CDS encoding SgcJ/EcaC family oxidoreductase, translated as MSDNRANDTAAITAVLESLYKAWDAGDADAFVADYTQEATAIMPGSYRASREEVRQGMAAGFTSFLKGTTTTNRQLGIRFLGRDGAIVVTEAGILFPGESEVPADRIVYATWVLEKRDGAWLIAAYHNSPVKSAS; from the coding sequence ATGTCCGACAACCGCGCGAACGACACGGCCGCGATCACCGCCGTCCTTGAGAGCCTCTACAAAGCATGGGACGCCGGCGACGCCGACGCGTTCGTCGCCGACTACACGCAGGAGGCCACCGCGATCATGCCCGGCTCCTATCGCGCCTCCCGCGAGGAGGTTCGGCAGGGCATGGCGGCGGGGTTCACCTCCTTCCTGAAGGGCACCACGACGACCAACCGGCAGCTGGGGATCCGGTTCCTGGGCCGCGACGGCGCGATCGTCGTGACCGAGGCCGGCATCCTCTTCCCCGGCGAGTCCGAGGTTCCCGCCGACCGGATCGTGTACGCGACCTGGGTGTTGGAGAAGCGCGACGGCGCCTGGCTGATCGCCGCTTACCACAACAGCCCGGTCAAGTCCGCCAGCTGA